Part of the Clostridium sporogenes genome, ATCCCAAGGATGTTTCTTTAAATAACCATTTCCAAAAGGAGTTAATATGAAAATTATACCAAATATACCTAATATAAATGGATACCACATATAAGGTACAATTTGAACTGGGCTAACTGAGCCTTTAGTAAAACTACCTGCTATCAATAATTGAGCTCCATATGGTATTATTCCTTGCATTGCCATTGAAAATGTGCTTAGAAGAGAAGCCGTTTTTCTTGGATCTATTTTATATTCCTTTGATATTTCCTTTGACAATTCACCACAAACAATTATAGAAACCGTATTATTTGCTGTAGCTGCATCTGTTAATGCTACAAGTGAACTTATTCCTAATTCAGCAGATTTTTTACCTTTTATCATTTTATTTATCTTGTATAAAAGCCAGTCAAGACCACCACCTTTAGATACCATATTAGCAAGTCCTCCAGTTAACAGTGATAATGAAAAAATATCAAACATCCCTGTAAATCCCCCATAAACTTCCTTTGCAAACCCTAAAATTGTGAAGTCTCCATAACCAATCCCAATAGCTCCAGAGAGTATTATTCCACCCATTAATACTGCAAATACATTTTTCCCAGCTAAGGCTGCTATTAAAACAAACATATAAGGAATTATTTTTATTAAATTAAATGAATGACTTACCATTTTTGGTGTAGTTACTGGCTTTCCAAATATAAATAAAAAAGCTATTGTAACTAAAGCTGCTACCGTAGCAAAGCCAAAGTTAACTCTAAATTTATCTTTCATATCTACACCTTGAGTCCTTGTAGCAGCTATAGTTGTATCGGATATAATTGATAAATTATCTCCATATAAAGCTCCCCCAACTAATGCTCCTAGTGCCAAGGGCATATTTAATCCTGCTTTTGCTACTAACTGAGCAGCTATAGGACCTACTGCAACAACAGTTCCTACTGATGTTCCTGTTGCAATAGAAATAAATGCAGATATTAAAAATATACCTACTACAATAAATTGAGGTGGTATTAAAGTTAATCCTAAATTTACTGTAGCATCAGCTCCACCCATTGCTTTAGAAACTGCTGAAAATCCACCAGCTAAAAGATATATAATACACATTATTATTATATTCTCGTC contains:
- a CDS encoding Na+/H+ antiporter NhaC family protein; translation: MGNTNENKGNGKALIPFAIFVLVYLCSGIILSIMGVEMAFYQFPAPIAVVIGIIFAFILIQGTLDEKMDSFVKGCGDENIIIMCIIYLLAGGFSAVSKAMGGADATVNLGLTLIPPQFIVVGIFLISAFISIATGTSVGTVVAVGPIAAQLVAKAGLNMPLALGALVGGALYGDNLSIISDTTIAATRTQGVDMKDKFRVNFGFATVAALVTIAFLFIFGKPVTTPKMVSHSFNLIKIIPYMFVLIAALAGKNVFAVLMGGIILSGAIGIGYGDFTILGFAKEVYGGFTGMFDIFSLSLLTGGLANMVSKGGGLDWLLYKINKMIKGKKSAELGISSLVALTDAATANNTVSIIVCGELSKEISKEYKIDPRKTASLLSTFSMAMQGIIPYGAQLLIAGSFTKGSVSPVQIVPYMWYPFILGIFGIIFILTPFGNGYLKKHPWDFENSRPAVKGSFENSKPVEKA